Within the Treponema sp. J25 genome, the region TGCATTGTTCTGATCGATAAATACCTCCACCGAATCCTGTTCCCAGGGATTACTGTTCTTATCATTCAAGAGTTCATCCTTTACCTCCATAAGAACATAGAGATAGTCATCATCCCACAGAACCCGGAACTGGGAACCATCTTCGGTGACCCCCATGGTCTTTACCGTCATCGGTACGGGTTCTACCGTATCCCATAACGCATCCTTTACCCTATCCACGGTGATGGTACCCCGTTTTACAGTAAGCGTTCGGGGAAGGACCTTCATCGTAAGGGTTCCATAGTTCAAGCTGTTCTTCTCTTGATTGTTGGTATAATCGTTCCAGCTTTGAACTTGTTTTCCCCCTGCCGAAGCGTTTATCAACTGAATGTCAAAACCAACTTTACCTTCGACCTTAAGACTAACAGGGAGTCTGGCAAGAATCTGGTATTCTTTCCCCGTATCGTTAACAGCCTGCGATCGCGGTACCGAAAGTACTACAAGATCATCCGATCTTTTTTCCATCCGCCGGTTTTTAGGTTCCACATACAGACGAACCTCATCATCCTTATGGGAACTATCATCCAGCACCGTCACCAGAACTACTACCTCTTTGTCGGTCCACACAACCTTAAAGGATCCGTACTCTTTCCCTTTTTGATCCACTATAGGCTGGGATTTGGAAAAAGCCCACACAGAAGCAGAAAGATCTATCTTATCGGTTTTGTACGCAAAGATATTCTTTATACCAATAGGCAGTTTACTGGGATCCACCAGAGCCCAATAGGCCGGCTTAGCCCGGAGGTCTTTTCCAAAAAGGAGAGGATGATCAGCGCGCCCCGGAACAGGGAAATTGTTGAGCCATGTTCGATCGTCCGAAAGCCCCCAGAGGACCACCATATCAAGATTTCCTGCCCGGGCCTCTTCCTGGAACATAGTAAACAAGTCTCGATATTTGTAGGCCTGCTCAAGCAGGATTTCCCGATCGGCCTCTTTCTTAGCTTCGTTTCCAGAGCTATAGATCGACATATCGAGCTCTGTAACCTGAACTTTTACCCCTAAGGAAGCAAACCGTCGAATGGCGTTCCGGATATCGTTTACCGTCGGGAAGCCCACACTGATATGAGCCTGTAACCCAACCCCATCAATGGGAACCCCCTCATCCTTCAATTTCTTTACGAGATTGAAGAGGGCATCCTGTTTTGCTCCCTTGTATTCAATATTGTAATCATTTATAAAGAGCTTGGCATTGGGATCCGCTTCCCGGGCCCAACGGAAGGCTTTGGCAATGTATTCATCGCTTCCTACAATCCGCAGATAGGGGGAGTTCCGCAAATTCCCGTTATCATCGACAACCTCATTTACCACATCCCACGAATCAACCTTACCTTTGTATCGGCCTACCACCGTTTTAATGTGTTTTTCTATCCGGGAAAGAAGTAATTCTTTACTGGCCGGTTTGGAAGGATCCGTCGGATCTTGAAAAAACCAGGCCGGCACCTGGCTGTGCCACAGGAGTGTGTGTCCCCGAAGCTTTGCCTTTTGCTTCTGGCCAAAGGCAACAAAGGCATCGGCCTTGTCAAACACAAAGCGGCCCTCTGCCGGCTGCATAGCATCTTGCTTCATTTCGTTTTCATACACAAAGGCATTAAAATGACGCAGAAGACCATGGTGAAGTTTAGAAGGATCCAGGTCACCCGAATTAATGGCCGCTCCTATGGGCAGGTTTGTAAAAAGAGTATAGAAAGCAGGAATGTTGGTTTCCACCTGTGGTGGCCGGGGTGGTGGCAATTGGACAATCTGAACCGCATCAAGGGCAAAGGGGATAAGATCATCTGCGGTGGCCTGCTCATCCGATTTGTAGGGGGTCTCCACATACAGTCGATATTGGGCCTCCGCTTTAGTCACCGGTACGGAGTAGGTAGCCTCCAGATAGGTCCATTCCCCTTTCGGAACCTTTCCTCCACCAAGGTTAAAATAATCCTTACTTCCCCCCAGGGTCCGTTCCAGGCTGATGGTAAAATTCTGGCTTGCCGGACCTTCATCAAATTTTATCCATACGCCAATACGGTAGGTCTGACCGGGCTTTAACACAGGGGTTACATCCCGAATAGGACCATTCCACGTACCTTTTCGATTCGATATATCCAAGTATTTTTTTCCCTCCGCTGCGGGCCCCTCCTTTATGGTGACCGCTTCGGAAGCCCGACCGGTCCACCCTACGGGGGTTCCCTCAAAGCTTTCTTCAAATACTATCTTTTCTGAGAGAACTTCCTCGGCCGGTTTTGCAGAAGTCTGAGACTGATCCTTCTTTCCCATAGCAAAAATCACTGAAGGGAACAAAACACAAAAGAAAACACTGACCAGGAACCTGACCAGGCTTTTTTTTATTTTCATAAAAACTTCCTCCTTAATCTATGATATAATACGGTACATTTGATTGTAGTCTCCCATAAACAAGCTGCATATAGGGGATTTTACCGGTGTATTCAAAACATATAGCTCTTTTTGTAAACAATCTTGATGAAGAATACCAGATTTCCATTTACCGTGCCGTTCGAGAAGCAGCAAAAGCTCAGCAGTATCGACTTATTTGCATCCAGTCAGAAACGATTTTCCGCCCCGAACTAAAGGGCAAACCTTTTTATTCTGCTCCATGGCTTTCAGTAGCGGGGATTCTTTTGCTTTCTTCGGTTATTGGGGGAGAATTAAAAAGAGAAGATAGAAACTATCTAGAAAAGACCTTTGGATCCGTTCCAGTAGTTTCTATAGGGAGACAGTTTTTCGATCTGCCTTCTATTCTCATTCGCAGCAAAAAGGCCTTTTCTAGCCTTCTGCGCCATCTGATCGAAGATCACAAATACCATTCATTTTTATATATTGGAGGGCCTATTCATCACCAC harbors:
- a CDS encoding endo-1,4-beta-xylanase, whose translation is MKIKKSLVRFLVSVFFCVLFPSVIFAMGKKDQSQTSAKPAEEVLSEKIVFEESFEGTPVGWTGRASEAVTIKEGPAAEGKKYLDISNRKGTWNGPIRDVTPVLKPGQTYRIGVWIKFDEGPASQNFTISLERTLGGSKDYFNLGGGKVPKGEWTYLEATYSVPVTKAEAQYRLYVETPYKSDEQATADDLIPFALDAVQIVQLPPPRPPQVETNIPAFYTLFTNLPIGAAINSGDLDPSKLHHGLLRHFNAFVYENEMKQDAMQPAEGRFVFDKADAFVAFGQKQKAKLRGHTLLWHSQVPAWFFQDPTDPSKPASKELLLSRIEKHIKTVVGRYKGKVDSWDVVNEVVDDNGNLRNSPYLRIVGSDEYIAKAFRWAREADPNAKLFINDYNIEYKGAKQDALFNLVKKLKDEGVPIDGVGLQAHISVGFPTVNDIRNAIRRFASLGVKVQVTELDMSIYSSGNEAKKEADREILLEQAYKYRDLFTMFQEEARAGNLDMVVLWGLSDDRTWLNNFPVPGRADHPLLFGKDLRAKPAYWALVDPSKLPIGIKNIFAYKTDKIDLSASVWAFSKSQPIVDQKGKEYGSFKVVWTDKEVVVLVTVLDDSSHKDDEVRLYVEPKNRRMEKRSDDLVVLSVPRSQAVNDTGKEYQILARLPVSLKVEGKVGFDIQLINASAGGKQVQSWNDYTNNQEKNSLNYGTLTMKVLPRTLTVKRGTITVDRVKDALWDTVEPVPMTVKTMGVTEDGSQFRVLWDDDYLYVLMEVKDELLNDKNSNPWEQDSVEVFIDQNNAKTTSYEADDAQYRVNFRNVRTFNGGDENRFLSSTRVMVGGYWVEMAVPFTHVKPQPGALIGFDVQINEADASGNRIGIRNWHNNTNLGYKDPSGLGIILLVE